In Megalopta genalis isolate 19385.01 unplaced genomic scaffold, iyMegGena1_principal scaffold0026, whole genome shotgun sequence, the following proteins share a genomic window:
- the LOC143260929 gene encoding LOW QUALITY PROTEIN: piggyBac transposable element-derived protein 4 (The sequence of the model RefSeq protein was modified relative to this genomic sequence to represent the inferred CDS: substituted 1 base at 1 genomic stop codon): MYCFLALKFLMSRNKELKYSEYWSNDKLLKTSIFGEVMSRDRFLYLLKIVHFNTNIVTADGAKLYKIREICDKLRHRFQEAFYPFQNLCIDESLLLYKGRLSFKQYIPSKRNRFGIKSFVLCDTKSGFVQDLIIYNGSLTTVDCVNEFIGKSGNIVMELLKPYLGRGHTLYVDNWYTSPALFILLHHNQTNACGTVRKRRKGMALIQNKLKTGEASFRSSKYLLAMRWSDKRDVYMLSSFHNEEFVETKRHYRTREMIMKPKCVVDYNKLMGTVDKTDMVISTIHSERKTLKRYKKYFFHLMDICIWNAYCLYKLKTGRXISMAKFHLELIRQLLSRYQSDSKNNIANKSGETNPLRLAGNHFPSLYTNVNPRRKNQLRRCVVCSRNDKKKRSRYQCEICNVGLCVTPCFKNYHTQLYY; this comes from the coding sequence ATGTATTGCTTTCTTGCCCTCAAATTTTTGATGTCGCGAAATAAAGAACTAAAATATTCTGAATACTGGTCTAACGACAAACTTTTGAAGACCAGCATTTTTGGAGAGGTGATGAGTAGAGACCGGTTTTTGTATTTGCTGAAAATTGTACATTTTAATACTAACATTGTGACTGCAGATGGtgctaaattatataaaataagggAAATTTGTGATAAGCTGCGACACCGTTTTCAGGAGGCATTTTATCCTTTTCAAAATTTATGTATTGACGAAAGTTTACTCCTGTACAAAGGAAGGTTATCATTTAAGCAATATATACCCTCCAAACGAAACAGATTTGggataaaatcatttgttttatgCGATACCAAATCTGGATTTGTGCAGGATTTGATTATTTATAATGGCTCATTAACCACTGTAGACTGCGTAAATGAATTTATTGGGAAGTCAGGAAACATAGTAATGGAATTACTAAAACCTTATTTAGGCAGAGGCCATACGTTATACGTAGACAATTGGTATACAAGCCCCGCACTTTTTATTCTTTTGCATCATAATCAGACTAACGCTTGTGGAACGGTACGGAAAAGGCGGAAAGGCATGGCACTTAtccaaaataaattaaaaactgGTGAAGCAAGTTTTCGCTCCTCCAAGTATTTATTAGCGATGAGATGGAGTGATAAGAGAGACGTATACATGCTATCTTCTTTCCATAACGAAGAATTCGTTGAAACGAAACGTCATTATCGGACTCGAGAAATGATTATGAAGCCAAAGTGCGTTGTTgattacaataaattaatgGGAACTGTTGATAAAACCGATATGGTCATCAGCACCATTCATTCAGAACGCAAAACATTGAAAcggtataaaaaatatttttttcactTAATGGATATATGCATTTGGAATGCTTATTGCCTATATAAGTTAAAAACTGGAAGATAAATATCAATGGCAAAATTTCACCTAGAACTAATTCGACAACTTTTAAGTCGTTATCAGTCTGACAGTAAGAATAACATTGCAAATAAATCAGGGGAAACGAATCCACTTCGCCTCGCTGGGAACCACTTCCCGTCGCTATACACAAATGTAAATCCAAGACGGAAAAATCAGCTGCGAAGGTGTGTAGTTTGTTCAAGAAATGACAAGAAAAAGAGATCGCGGTACCAATGCGAAATTTGCAACGTTGGCCTGTGTGTAACACCATGCTTTAAAAACTATCATACGCagttatattattag